The Hyla sarda isolate aHylSar1 chromosome 3, aHylSar1.hap1, whole genome shotgun sequence genome contains the following window.
CAGGAGCAGCGATATCGGAGACTAAAGGGACCGAATAAGaagtataggtttttttttaatgttatttaacAGCCTGGGCATTTTCTTAGAAAAACCTTTGtcctcagacaacccctttaatacacgtgATTATTTTGTTTTAGAAACTTGTTTTTTTAATACTTAGACTTCTACCGTGTTTCTCCAaaaataggaccgggtcttatattaattttagtcacaaaaaacacactagggcttattttcagggtagggcttatttatttacggtatggggggctgcaggagtgtggaggatgggggctgcaggagtgtgaaggatggggggctgcaggagtgtgaaggatggggggctgcaggagtgtgaaggatggggggctgcaggagtgtgaaggatgggaggCTGTGAggagtctgcgggcattactgtggtggccatgtggggtctgcgggcattactggcggccgtgGTCCGGAtttggaccgcggtccgccagctgattacccctggactaggtcttattttcggggtagggcttatattgtagCCTTACcccataatcctgctagggcttactttcggggtatggtttattttcggggaaacacggtagttCCACTAGGGAGACCTGACCATGCACTCACTTGTACAATACACTGTAATACTACTGCCAAAGAAAGAAACGATGTCAAGCTCTGCTCCCGTTAAAAGAATTCCTTTATTTCACAAGACCGAGGTACAAACAGACATGGTGGACactggtgacgcgtttcggctcgtTACTGAGCCTTGGTATGACTAAGGCTCATTAACGAGCCGAAACGCATCACCAGTGTCCACCATGTCTGTTTGTACCTCGGTCTTGTGAAATAAAGGAATTCTTTTAACGGGAGCAGCGCTGGTCATCGTTTCTTTGTTTGGCATTTACGCATTGGTGTAGTCCACACcagtccgggcgctgcgggacaTAGGAGTGGAGCTGAATACTTGCACACAGTTACTGTAATACTACTGTAttgcagtgtaaaaaatgaagagatgtccagcgcagattccaagcaatacgaaatgatttattcagcagtaacacgacatgatgacaggtaggtgacgcgtttcagccacaatctgcggcctaaggccgcagattgtggctgaaacgcgtcacctacctgtcatcatgtcgtgttactgctgaataaatcatttcgtattgcttggaatctgcgctggacatctcttcattttttacattgctATACGAGTTGTGGTTCAGTCTCTTCCGAGACGCAGAAAGGGCGTACGAGTGAGCTGTGCCTAACACTTGGACTTTGTTGCAATACTGTATTGCATTGTATTGTGATGGTAGGCCTAGGGGCCTTCATTGGGTTCCCGGCTGCCATACTAAATGCTCAGCACCTAGCGATTGAGGTCACTATAAACTGCAGCAACATCCAGGATGAAAGTTCTCTCTAATCCCGGCCCCTGCTGGTGGGTGCTAGCTGTTATATGCAGCCAGCACCCGCTGTGAATGgagtgggattaaaggggtattccaggcaaaaacttatatatatatatatatatatatatatatatatatatgtatacatatatatcaactggctccagaaagttaaacagatttgtaaattacttctattaaaaaatcttaatcctttcagtacttaagagcttctgaagttaaggttgttcttttctgtctaagtcctctctgatgacacctgtctcgggaaccgtccagtttagaagcaaatccccatagcaaacctcttctaaactgggcgtttccccagacaggtgtcatcagagagcacttagacagaaaagaacaaccttaacttcagaagctcataagtactgaaaggattaagattttttaatagaagtaatttacaaatctgtttaactttctggagccagttgatatatatatatatatatatatatatatatatatataaaaaaaaggtttttcctggaatacccctttaaggttgttcttttctgtctaagttctctctgatgacacctgtctcgggaaacgcccagtttagaagaggtttgctatggggatttgcttctaaactgggcgtttcccgagacaggtgacatcagagagcacttagacagaaaagaacaaccttaacttcagaagctcataagtactgaaaggattaagattttttaatagaagtaatttacaaatctgtttaactttctggagccagttgatatatatgtatatataaaaaagtttttgcctggaatacccctttaactcttgagcctgctccatacaaccTTCCAAGCATTATGAAGTAAAAGTGCCATAAAGTGCCATAAAGCAAAAGTTACCCATAAATGGCACTTTTATCGATCAGAATGTATGGCTTTTCTTGTATATTGTAAGTATTAAATAATCTCTTCTTTTAATTCTTTACAGGTATGAATAAAGAAAACTCATGTTTTAAATATTTGTACATTGCTACAGATAGAACCAAGGATTTCACTGCTCAGTGCAACATTACTAATTCCATTAATGACACTGTTTTAAGTAACATTATGTCACTGAAATATTTGGAAGGTAAGACATGTGTATTATTCAGATTTACTATAGTGACATGGTTTTTAAGACGGTAACAGTGGTGCTGTAGTGTTGATCCAGGCAAAAAACGTTCTATGAGGAAGAAGCCAATTTTTCTCGTAGGGAATAAATCCCTGGGCCAATGACCCTTCTCCAGAGTTTAGTAACTACCGTAACCTAATATATTTTTATGGGCGACTAAAAATTTATTTTCAGCTACTAAAAACTGGGTGACAACCATTGGGATGTGTGTATTTGAATCGATTGGGGGAACAAGATTGATTaacactacagtggtccctcaacatacgatggtaatccgttccaaatggaccatcgtttgttgaaaccatcgcatgttgagggatccgtgcaatgtaaagtataggacagtggtctacaacctgcggacctccagatgttgcaaaactacaacacccagcatgcccggacagccaacggctgtccgggcatgctgggtgttgtagttttgcaacatctggaggtctgcaggttgtagaccactgatagacgaagttgtactcacctatccccgccgctccggactgtcaccgctgtccgggatgtcgccatccatcggtgttgccgcgtccccaaggtgtccccgatgctccggcaaggcctctgctaccccggcatctgcgctctccgtcgccgccatcacgtcgctgcgcacgccgctcctattggatgacgggacggcgtgcgcagcgacgtgatgacgtcgatggagagcgccgatgatgcagaggatcctgaagaggacgcgccggagccccgaggacaggtgagtgaccatcaacggagctcacggggcaccgtaaactgctatccggtggcagctgtggatagccgtttatgcgatggccccgacatacaaaagcatcgtatgttgatgctgctgtcaacatgtgatggcctctgagaggatatcgcatgttgaaattaccaTATGTCagcgccatcgtaggtcgaggggtcactgtattcttaaatgggcactatcagatacaaaaactattgatatgttgtaaagcatgtataaccaataggttttgtaattgcttttattagaaaattttcagtatttcatcctgaaaaagccagtcacacaactgcccccccctgcctgcttggacacatactagtcctgctgtgtccatgcgtcatcacctatgtcatggacacacttccttgattgacagctgtgagcgcagggctcagagctggaggaaaaatcctcccactgtcagcttgtgtccggctactgtcagtgaggacaagctgggagttgtggttttgctaatgctaggggagatgtgagcagaccgcaaactgagggagggggcggagacctgcacagtgaggccacgccccctccctttgagaggaattcagactagtgagctaaattaaaagtgtaataaaaaaaaaataaaggggctagacacataaaaattagatgtacatggtcaggattaggtactgagtgatatattaaaaaatatatatatttttgttggatctgacgggtacgctttaattcTTTTGTAGCTCCACAGTGCAGGAATCCTGCGGGAAGCATAGGTTCTAAATATCAAGTTTTATGTAAGGATGAGGATTCAACATTAACAGGAACGAAAACTCTCATCTGTCAACAAAGTGGAAGTGAAACCAAATGGGAATCGGTAGCAAGTGAATCAAATTGTGTGTCTGCTGTTCTGGTCAACTTTCAGAATACACTGAGCGTAAGTTACCCAACATTCTtactacttattttccaccacatGTGAAGCCTTCAGGAAATGcatggtgatggggggggggggggggatggcccATAAGacccttctttaaaggggtactcccgtggaaaacttttttttttaaatcaactggtgccggaaagttaaacagatatgtaaattccttgtattaaaaaatcttaatccttccagtacttattagctgctgaatactacagaggaaataattttctttttggaacacagagctctctgctgacctcacgagcacagtgctctctgctgacacctctgtccattttaagaactgtccagagtagaagaaaatccccatagcaaacatatgctgctctggacagttcttaaaatggacagagatgtcagcagagagcactgtgctcgtgatgtcagcagacagctctgtgttccaaaaagaaaagtatttcctctgtaatattcagcagctaataagtactggaaggattgagattttttaatagaagtaatttacaaatctgtttaactttccggagccagttgatatatataaaaaaaagttttggcccgaatacccctttaattatttatttttttatgtcactGTGTATTTACTGTGCTCATTGGTTTGTCGCTGGATCTTGATAGGGTTTGGGACTTTTTAGGAAGTCCCTCCTGTCCGGTCTAGAGGGAAgcgtgtggccatcaggttctgcACGCCTCTGTAACCCTGGCTCCATATATCAGTGTAGCACCATCTGTAAGGGCGGGCTCAAATAGAGTAGCTTTGAGTAGAGTCGTTTTGTGGTGGTCTCCCTCCTCGGTTGCCTGATCTTCAGTGACACCACCTTACACAAGAGCATCAgcacacccctaaatccagccaTCAGTTTCTGTGTAACTACGTCTTATTTCATACAATTGTAATAAAATGTTACCTGTTTATCTGTTTCCTCAGACTTTGACAAGCCCCACATCTCAAGCAGCAGTTCAAGATGTCCTTGTGAACTTAACTTCCACAGTAACTGCCAACCAAGAGATCGTAACAAAACCTAATAATCTAGAAGCCGTGGTTAAGATATTAGGGCAGGCGGAAAATGTTCTTGTCACAGTGGAGAAGCCGGTGATGGAGGTAAGACTTTACCATACGCGACACTTTATGGTTGTCTACACTGCAACCGTGTTGTACGTATACAACAAAGAGCCAATAAACATGTACAAGGCATTTCCAAAGTTTTCAGAcccataaccttttttttttacattttgttattttgCAGCCTTGTGCTAAGATAACATGTTTCCTTCCATCACTCTGCATTCAATACCCCAAAATTAGAATGTGATTatacaattttagaaatgtttgcaaaTTTATTCAAATTACTAAAATTTCGGACATAAGTAATTCCTCTTCACCATCTTTCCCCACCTTGATCGGAGTCACCTgcggtaaattcagctgattggacaagacacaaccctgtccatataaggtctcacagctgacaatgtataactaagtcatgaggtggaaagaactgctgaTGTAGATTTTATCAATGCtcttgtaactatcttactcccggccaaatccgtatacagaatttatataccgaagtataccaaagtaaatcaaacagagccaTTGTCAGTTTCAAATGCTTCAAAGTTCTGCGTGCTCTTCTTCTGAGCTTTATTTCAAACCGTTCACCCTTATATCACCttaattaacataagttcccaccctcactagtgGGATGTTCTTAGTCTTAGCATATCATATGAGGTATAGTCCTTTGTTAAACTTCAGGGGCCTTCAAGTCCTCTTGCGTGCTAGCCAGCAATTTCCTCTGTTCGATGGTGGGGGCGAGACGGGAGAGAGCAGATGGGGGAGGGGTGAGCAAGTAACAGAGAAGCATGGAGTCCCCATCCCAAATGGGCATTTTAGGTATATATAAGTAAATCCATATACATCCATTACAATCCCCCCTTGAAATGACCATTTTACCTTTACCTAActtccatcatcctaactcatctgccccaagGTGTTTTCTCGAACGCTTCGCTGTACTTTAGATGACCCATGGCTtgtccatggacccccttagcctcagactttacacatatggagtcagatgctgtcctTTTTGTCACTGGCgttatagatggcattgaagctctgtaatggggtataggcttcatctgtaatctcGAAGTCCACATTCGTCATCACTGGCGTGGCATTCTCGACGGTCGTCTCACACTTATACCCATATACATCCCTTACACTACCTGTAGAGCTTGCAGTGCAACTGTCACCTCCGAGAAGGTATTTTCACTTACTTTGCTTGTGCCCTAACTGATGGTGTCTGCACCTTTGGACCATGTACAGAGGTGGCACTGAAAAGGGGCCTCCAACTGCTGACTGCTTTAAGGTCCCAGCCTCGATACTTTGGAAATGGCCTCTCAGCTAGTCTTATCCTAGGAGGAACCTTCCCCAGTAACATGATGACCACTGATAGACAGAGAAAGGGACAGTAGTAACACCAATGAGGTAAAACCTTGTACGGAAACTTCTAGTATCTTCTGGATAGTGTAAATACTTTGGTTTTATAGCGAACGGACAATactacatattaaaggggtactccgctgctcagcgtttggaacaaactgttctgaacgctagaGCCAGGGCCAGGAACTCggaacgtcatagccccaccccctcatgatgacaagctccgccccctcaatgcaagccccatagactttcattaaggggcgGGGCTTGACacaaggagggggcggggctatgacgtcacaagctcctggcactggctccagcattaggaaccgtttgttccaaacgctgagtagcggagtacccatttaaatgctACACAAATGCAATAAACACAATGGCTACCTTTACAGTTCACTACAATAAGGTGCAACTTTCTAATGCCTTGCCTCTCAGTCCTGTGTCTCAAATCCTTCTTATAAGTCACATAGGCCCGGATTTATAGATTTATCAGTCTATTGGACTTTGCTAAAGAATAGATTCACCTGAGCTAAACCCTCTCTTTCCAGGGGCCCAGAGGAAGTGCTTTTATGGTATATACACCCTATGTACATCCTTGTTTTTACCGTATTATATGCCGGTACAATTACTTTAACATTCCgacctctttttttcctttcagaATTTCCTTCAGACGGTCAACATCGTCGTGGCAAATACAACAACCTGGCAACAGGTTGAAAATAAGACTGCTGCAAGTTCGAATCTTCTCCAATCTGTAGAAAGGTTTACAGAAAAGCTTGTGATCACAGGACcagtggaaataaaaaataacaccAATATTCAATTGACCGGCAACATTATAAGTAACTTGACAAATGATTACAATGCAAATTTTGACTTCAACCAAGCAAACAACTTGACTGGAAACGTCTTGATTAATAAAACAACCCTAAGTACCTTTCCATCAAACACCACTGTGGTAAGCGTTGCCTATGCTACATTGAAGGATATTTTAGGCAGCACCAATGATACGTCCTCTAAAGAAGGGGTCATCAATGGTCTCGTCATGACGACAACAGTGAAGGGCTATACCAACATCTCTATTGCGATGGACTTCAAAAAGAATAACCAGTCGTTGAATAAAACAACGTGTGTGTTTTGGAATTTCAACATAACGGACTGGGACAGTACCGGCTGCCAGCCTCAGTTCAACAATGACAGCACAATGGTATCATGTGCCTGTAGTCACCTGACCTCATTCTCTGTTCTCATGTCCACCGACATCCCTCttaatccagaaatagaaaaaatattgaCGTATATTACATATTTTGGGTTGGGCATCTCAATTTTGAGTCTGGTCATCTGCATCATAATAGAGGCTACAATTTGGAAATCTGTAACCAAAAATAAGACCTCTTACATGCGTCATCTCTGCATCATGAACATCGCCGTGACGCTCCTGATGGCCGACATCTGGTTTATCATTGGTGGAGCTATGAGTGACTCTAAAAAGGCAGATGCTTGTGTGGCAGCAACTTTTTTCACGCACGTCTTTTACCTCTGCACCTTTTTCTGGATGTTAACCATGGGGCTCATCCTCTTTTATCGTCTTATGTGTGTGTTCCATGACTTAAGCAAGACGGTCATGATGGGAATCTCCTTCTTCTTGGGTTACGGATGTCCTATTATTATTTCGGTGATAACAGTAGCAGTCACCCAACCAAGAAAAATATACACTTCAGACCAGGCATGCTGGCTCAGAGTGACAGAGAGCAGAGCGTTTCTTGCTTTTGTTGTTCCAGCACTGACTATTTTACTAGTGAATTTTATTACGTTGTTTGTGGTGATCATAAAAGTCCTCAGACCTTCTGTAGGTGACCGGCCAAAAAAAGAGGAGAAGAGTTCCCTAAATCATATTGCAAAATGTATATTGATCCTGACTCCACTTCTCGGACTCACCTGGGGCCTTGGAATAGGAACACTTTTCAGCAACAACGAAGTGGTGCATGGGATCTTTTCAGCACTGAATGCACTTCAGGTATGGAGGAGGCTTCTACAAAATTTTTCCCGtaatgtctttttttattttttattatatgatctgctgagttaaaggggtacctcaGGAAACTAAACCTATAGCCCATCCTTTTTCTCACACCAACCTATTTAATCGTCTACACATCatttattagctatatagagcagtttcccctttttcagttgtcacttacatgcaggaagtgagGAAAAGACATCATCCAGACATTTACCGTGTCTCTTCTCCAAATCCCTCTcttaaagcagcccccaccctcctgagagacaaagACCACATGTTTcctgtggtttctgccctgcactgggGAGTTATGCTCCTGTTAGTGCTGAGAGCTGGGAGTTGTGTGCAGCCTCAGTcaatcacacactgtatccctctgCTCACAAAGCAGAAGGGTGGGGGTGCTCTCAGAAAGTAGCTGGCTGGCAgtaagagcagagctgcaatgattgctcgGACTTGTAGTATCATGCTGCAGGGGGAGGGaaagatggcaaagaatatcaagcagccagagaagacaacaggggccacaggagccatgcatatcaggcagaatCAATTACAGGGAATACATCCAGGTAGTATGGTGGCTTTgcaccttaatatatatatatatttatatatatatatatatatatatatatatatatatatacacttcccTGATGCACCCCTGTAAGTGATCTACCAGGGGTTTGGAGAAAAGTGCATGTGACATACAGAGGGCGCCACTGCACATTTCTTGCATGTCCTTTTTCCATGACGCCTGTTCATTGTTTTTTCTCAGGACCTGCACATGGGAAGTGAATTGGGCTATAATTGCCATTCATTGTTTTGTTCAGAAAAAAGCTACAAACTTGTTGTTTATACTGTTGTTGTCTGTTGTTTATACTGTTGTTGTTTGTTGTTTATACTGTTGTTGTCTGTTTCTTTTATTGTCTTGTTACAAATCTCTATAATCagctttttttgtctttttagggATTGTCTATTCTTCTGTTTGGATGTTTGTTGGACAAAAAGGTAATGTTACGATACTTCTACAGTGATTCctaaacaaaattgtatacatgaAAGTAGTTTTTATATCACAgataaaaatattttatctatTGTTATGATGTATTTTGTAGGTTCTGGAAGTGAAGTTTTATGATTTTGAGTATTTGCTTCTATTTACCAGTACTTGGCAATCTGTATGCTGTTATTTATGGCTCTTTGAATATTAGCCATACATAGCCCTTCCAGCTTTTGACAGGAACAGCCACTACAAATTTGACTGTACCTGGTACTGCAGCTAAGGTTATGTGCGGACCACCATTGAGCTCTGCTAAAGGGAGTTACCCCGCTTAACCGTTTCTGCTCAACTCCTCTCAAATAATGGacacccgacagaccccattgaagtctaATTTGATCTGTCAGGACCCACTGGAATCAGTTGTTCAAAGGGTCAGTTTAGCCAGTTTGGTGCCGGACTGACCCTGAATGGGACGGAGCACAACGttggtgtgaacttagcctaagacaTTCACCTGAGCTGCAGCACCATGCATAGCTACACATGCAATATGGATGATGCCGTAATGGTCACTGAAGAGGCATCTCTTTCAGCTGAGGAAAGGCCATTAATATTATTGCAGTACATCAAAAAGTgctgcataaaataaaaaaaagtaaccatttctctttttgtcaaaaaatTAGGTACGGGATGCATTATTGAGCCGATTTTCAGTCTCCAGATGGTCTTCCCAACAGACAAAGGTATGCAAACTTTTAGCTTTAGCCTGGTAGCCTAAGGAAATGTTCACACGAAGGTAAATGTGCGAAATGTCCACCCAGAAAACATGGGCGGACATTACGCACACATTTGCATGTTTCGCCAGTGTAAGGACCGCTTGTAAATGTGTTTTCTTTATAGACACATTAGACATTTCTCAACGGATCCAATGAAGATCTAGGGCCTCATGTACTATAGAGTGTTGTGGAAATTTAGGTGAAAAAAAACCATGGGGAACTACATTTTAAGTTATATATTATGTTTTCCCATGTAATTTCCCTGTTTTTTCACTCTGTTTATCATTTTCAACTATTTTTCCCTACAGTGGGCATGGTTTTCAATTCTATCACAATCCAAATGATTTATGAAATTGGTTTCTCTGAGGTTAACCCATTCAGGAcatcgggcgtacaggtacgcccttgtgtcctggtacttaaggacaaaggatgTACCTGTATACCCTGAATCCTTAACCGGGTTCGAAGCGAGCACAGAAGCTGTTGGCTACTAGCAGTTGGCTAGCAGTAGCGAGACAGTCAGTGCTAATGACTGGCAGCGACGATCTTGCTGCTAcggatcatttaaccctttagacgccgtgatcaatgccgatcatgtcgtctaaagtgaaaatgaaagttgCGCGAGGTGATGTTGAGGGTTTCATGAGCTAAaatacctgcctcctgctgccgaTCACCGATCCAATGATGTTGCTtggttaaaggagaagtctcatgcccaaaaacttatcccctatcttcagGATTGGGAATAGGTTTTAGATActcaaaacaataaataaaaattcatcaTATAAATAGAAAATAAGGGGAAACAAAGTACATAAGGCCCCTAATGTCCATTTTTTCCCTATGGTGATAGCATAACCCGGTATATATCGAGGTTACATGTCATGGTTTTGTTTCTCTACTTTGTTGTGATTACAAAAGAAATGCTGGAAAACTACTATAATTTTTCAATGATCTTtacaaaaattgcaaaaaaaacctGCTAAAACTGTTACGTGTGGCTTCCCTTTAGGGTATGTCAGGTAGTTATCATAGGATAAGGGTAGAAAAGGTCTCAGCAATTGCAGCCCCTTCTCTGATTTATATTGTAGGATTCACAGTGAAGtttggtttcaataatttgtcaTTGTTTGTTCTTATTACAGTCAACCAATCTCAGTTCTTCAGATCCTGTGTTTCCGAAAGGAGGTATCAATTTATTTGGCAGAAAAGGTCAGTATAAACAGCAGAAATAGATATCTGCCTACCGTTTTGTATATACAGCTCCTGTATAATCTTACATATCTCCATGGCTACAGATCCTGCATTCATACTCCTATCAATGGATACACATTGGGGCTGTAGATAGGG
Protein-coding sequences here:
- the ADGRF5 gene encoding adhesion G protein-coupled receptor F5 isoform X3 gives rise to the protein MHLQWIFLFLMGSCWIGPTEETMGLLDLSSLTHFMVHEDHDIGSDTVIEKRLSRRKRDTTLLEYTADIEISFPDPSFANLIKQFLATNLTFPIMLGANDTQITSIQVTTACNQTGSNVQCSCQSGYKWPSAVCTSYSPCAGSSASSSDCSGNCIQGTSIPTQYCQPQPVSINLSLRINEVFTSDFTNPTSAKYIEYKEKLEAQLNKSYQSLPGFVSVTVTGFRPGSIVADYTLVTEPTSSTALTTANTNLVNNLLNLANISVDPSIKTIIAGQSIITVNLKNIFIKDNVVLTCSVNISSYSSVSWYFNSTQRIQDTSYTTSSTGNTTRSILTINGVSQSNGGKYTCIIEDIANSYQSEQTIVVQPLTFTVLNTNVACNSIPAPILQCCTQGSSTDFNLTCMGGTVGAGVAVNRSPCWTYQLTIDPATCPSSTSKTYSCTCYTGNGANEKLDVNVIYQPTYVATVTSSVNSISEGKTLTMSCSCTATSVQSISWYLQNTLIPSDYYKNDLTACRSTLTIPDSILTVAWTGTYSCSVTKDSSNFVSPGRTITIARLIRSNQISTAPVGSLTYTSGQNITFQCCIGDTSTYPGAVLIMTTNSGSPSRTGMNKENSCFKYLYIATDRTKDFTAQCNITNSINDTVLSNIMSLKYLEAPQCRNPAGSIGSKYQVLCKDEDSTLTGTKTLICQQSGSETKWESVASESNCVSAVLVNFQNTLSTLTSPTSQAAVQDVLVNLTSTVTANQEIVTKPNNLEAVVKILGQAENVLVTVEKPVMENFLQTVNIVVANTTTWQQVENKTAASSNLLQSVERFTEKLVITGPVEIKNNTNIQLTGNIISNLTNDYNANFDFNQANNLTGNVLINKTTLSTFPSNTTVVSVAYATLKDILGSTNDTSSKEGVINGLVMTTTVKGYTNISIAMDFKKNNQSLNKTTCVFWNFNITDWDSTGCQPQFNNDSTMVSCACSHLTSFSVLMSTDIPLNPEIEKILTYITYFGLGISILSLVICIIIEATIWKSVTKNKTSYMRHLCIMNIAVTLLMADIWFIIGGAMSDSKKADACVAATFFTHVFYLCTFFWMLTMGLILFYRLMCVFHDLSKTVMMGISFFLGYGCPIIISVITVAVTQPRKIYTSDQACWLRVTESRAFLAFVVPALTILLVNFITLFVVIIKVLRPSVGDRPKKEEKSSLNHIAKCILILTPLLGLTWGLGIGTLFSNNEVVHGIFSALNALQGLSILLFGCLLDKKVRDALLSRFSVSRWSSQQTKSTNLSSSDPVFPKGGINLFGRKGVYNISNAQTSSSSEMSNSYSLLN
- the ADGRF5 gene encoding adhesion G protein-coupled receptor F5 isoform X1; the protein is MGETSRGPIGHSWGHLVTGTSSIPCTRNKMHLQWIFLFLMGSCWIGPTEETMGLLDLSSLTHFMVHEDHDIGSDTVIEKRLSRRKRDTTLLEYTADIEISFPDPSFANLIKQFLATNLTFPIMLGANDTQITSIQVTTACNQTGSNVQCSCQSGYKWPSAVCTSYSPCAGSSASSSDCSGNCIQGTSIPTQYCQPQPVSINLSLRINEVFTSDFTNPTSAKYIEYKEKLEAQLNKSYQSLPGFVSVTVTGFRPGSIVADYTLVTEPTSSTALTTANTNLVNNLLNLANISVDPSIKTIIAGQSIITVNLKNIFIKDNVVLTCSVNISSYSSVSWYFNSTQRIQDTSYTTSSTGNTTRSILTINGVSQSNGGKYTCIIEDIANSYQSEQTIVVQPLTFTVLNTNVACNSIPAPILQCCTQGSSTDFNLTCMGGTVGAGVAVNRSPCWTYQLTIDPATCPSSTSKTYSCTCYTGNGANEKLDVNVIYQPTYVATVTSSVNSISEGKTLTMSCSCTATSVQSISWYLQNTLIPSDYYKNDLTACRSTLTIPDSILTVAWTGTYSCSVTKDSSNFVSPGRTITIARLIRSNQISTAPVGSLTYTSGQNITFQCCIGDTSTYPGAVLIMTTNSGSPSRTGMNKENSCFKYLYIATDRTKDFTAQCNITNSINDTVLSNIMSLKYLEAPQCRNPAGSIGSKYQVLCKDEDSTLTGTKTLICQQSGSETKWESVASESNCVSAVLVNFQNTLSTLTSPTSQAAVQDVLVNLTSTVTANQEIVTKPNNLEAVVKILGQAENVLVTVEKPVMENFLQTVNIVVANTTTWQQVENKTAASSNLLQSVERFTEKLVITGPVEIKNNTNIQLTGNIISNLTNDYNANFDFNQANNLTGNVLINKTTLSTFPSNTTVVSVAYATLKDILGSTNDTSSKEGVINGLVMTTTVKGYTNISIAMDFKKNNQSLNKTTCVFWNFNITDWDSTGCQPQFNNDSTMVSCACSHLTSFSVLMSTDIPLNPEIEKILTYITYFGLGISILSLVICIIIEATIWKSVTKNKTSYMRHLCIMNIAVTLLMADIWFIIGGAMSDSKKADACVAATFFTHVFYLCTFFWMLTMGLILFYRLMCVFHDLSKTVMMGISFFLGYGCPIIISVITVAVTQPRKIYTSDQACWLRVTESRAFLAFVVPALTILLVNFITLFVVIIKVLRPSVGDRPKKEEKSSLNHIAKCILILTPLLGLTWGLGIGTLFSNNEVVHGIFSALNALQGLSILLFGCLLDKKVRDALLSRFSVSRWSSQQTKSTNLSSSDPVFPKGGINLFGRKGVYNISNAQTSSSSEMSNSYSLLN